The following DNA comes from Hyphococcus flavus.
AACGCACTCACAAATACAACCCGGTTTCGCTCGTCGAAGAAATAATTGCCGATGCGATGAAGAAAGGCGAGCTTACCGCCGGTGACGCGGCGTTCAAAGCCGCTAACGCGCTAGGTGTTGTTTTGCAAACCGCGCTCCACAAAATATATGGCCGCATAGAAGATGATCTTACCAATCGTAAAGCTGAACTGAGCGCCGCTGTCATCGCAGTGCTGAAGGCTTAATCCATGCTGATCACTATTCGCTCATTAGTGTTTCAGGCTGCATACTGGCTGACATCGATCTTTTACGTCATCGGCGCCATCCCACTCGTGATTATTCCCAGTCGCAAGCCGCTGATGTACTGGATACTCGGTTACACACGGACGATGATGTTCTGGATGCGCGCTATTGCCGGGATCAAAATCCGCATAAAAGGCAGAGACAACATTCCGGACGGCCCATGCATCATCGCCGCGAAACATCAAAGCTGGGGCGACGGGTTCGTCATGTTTTCGCAGTTTCGCGATCTTGCCTTTGTCACTGGCGATCATCTCGAAAAATTCCCGCTGGTGGGCGGGCTGTTGCGCAAGATGGGCGCGATTGTGGTGGACAATTGCGGCGGCGCCTATGCGCGAGCGCGACTTGTGGATGCAGAACTGAAAAAAGCGCAAGGCCAGAACCGCCGCATTC
Coding sequences within:
- a CDS encoding lysophospholipid acyltransferase family protein → MLITIRSLVFQAAYWLTSIFYVIGAIPLVIIPSRKPLMYWILGYTRTMMFWMRAIAGIKIRIKGRDNIPDGPCIIAAKHQSWGDGFVMFSQFRDLAFVTGDHLEKFPLVGGLLRKMGAIVVDNCGGAYARARLVDAELKKAQGQNRRILIYPEGHLAPVGQHYRYKKGVYHMYHVYGCAAVPVATNLGLRWPQQSWRLTPGEAVVEFLPPIAPGLDKETFMARLERDIEARSIELLGEERPQGVEIGALLPDPGKQTS